Proteins found in one Thunnus maccoyii chromosome 5, fThuMac1.1, whole genome shotgun sequence genomic segment:
- the hsd17b12a gene encoding very-long-chain 3-oxoacyl-CoA reductase-A — protein sequence MNWMNAEEMLRRAETPLFWVGAFTVASLALWLLYRLLSGFRIWVLGNGQLLSPKLGKWAVVTGATDGIGKSYAEELARRGFAMMLISRSQDKLDDVARSLEEQYKVETRTIAVDFGKTDIYPKIEAGLTGLEIGVLVNNVGVSYPYPEYYLHIPDLDNFITNMINVNMTSVCQMTRLVLPRMAARSKGVILNISSASGMYPVPLLTVYSATKAFVDFFSRGLQEEYRRQGIIVQSVLPFFVVTKMTRIKKPTLDKPTPERYVAAELSTVGLQSQTNGYFPHAVMGWVTTKLVPSSIVIFLGARMNRLQRTGYLHRRKLREQKNGASLKSE from the exons ATGAACTGGATGAACGCTGAGGAGATGCTCCGCAGGGCCGAGACGCCTCTCTTCTGGGTCGGCGCGTTCACTGTGGCCTCCCTGGCGCTGTGGCTGCTCTACAGGCTGCTCTCAGGCTTTAGGATCTGGGTCTTGGGAAATGGGCAGCTTCTCTCCCCGAAGCTGGGCAAATGGGCAG tTGTGACGGGAGCCACGGATGGAATCGGGAAATCCTATGCGGAGGAG CTTGCTCGCCGAGGATTTGCCATGATGTTGATCAGTCGCTCCCAGGACAAGCTGGATGACGTGGCCAGGTCACTTG AGGAGCAGTATAAAGTGGAAACCAGGACCATCGCAGTTGACTTTGGCAAGACAGACATCTACCCCAAGATCGAGGCGGGGCTGACTGGTCTTGAGATCGGCGTTCTTG TCAACAATGTTGGTGTGTCCTACCCCTACCCTGAGTACTACCTCCATATTCCTGATCTGGAcaat TTCATAACAAACATGATCAACgtcaacatgacctcagtgtGCCAG ATGACCCGTCTGGTGCTGCCCAGAATGGCTGCGAG GTCCAAAGGTGTTATCCTCAACATCTCCTCTGCCAGCGGCATGTACCCCGTCCCTCTGCTCACGGTCTACTCTGCCACAAAG GCTTTTGTGGATTTCTTCTCTCGTGGTCTTCAGGAGGAGTACAGGCGTCAGGGCATCATTGTCCAG AGTGTGCTGCCCTTCTTCGTGGTCACTAAGATGACTCGTATCAAGAAGCCCACCCTGGACAAGCCCACCCCAGAGCGCTACGTTGCAGCTGAGCTGAGCACTGTGGGTCTGCAGAGCCAGACCAACGGCTACTTTCCCCACGCTGTCATG GGTTGGGTGACCACGAAGCTGGTGCCGAGCAGTATCGTCATCTTCCTGGGAGCCAGAATGAACCGTCTGCAGCGTACCGGATACCTGCACAGGAGGAAGCTGCGGGAGCAGAAGAACGGAGCGAGTTTGAAGAGCGAATAA
- the alkbh3 gene encoding alpha-ketoglutarate-dependent dioxygenase alkB homolog 3: MSDKRQRVRVQGSWAKPLPKHLGPSGNLKAAVPNNQQPKSANPAPAAWGCSSQKTSKTFEFHQPTKPIRAVPPEKVIEQAGDYEISHAPSGVSRLRLRPGFLPSEEADWMFSKLLAELPWSQKTNVRQGEAYEEPRLTCWYGELPYTYARSTMAANTQWHPLLLTLRETVEQMSRCSFNSLLCNLYRDGHDSIGWHSDDEASLGAKPTIASLSLGDTRVFSLRKQPAPEENGDYTYVERIRVPLSHGMLLLMEGATQDDWQHQVAKEYHDRGPRINLTFRNIYPEPEGYRPGSKLRFTAKQP; this comes from the exons atgtcgGATAAGCGTCAACGTGTCAGAGTCCAGGGCTCCTGGGCCAAACCACTGCCAAAACATCTAGGACCCTCAGGCAATttaaagg ctgcaGTCCCAAACAACCAACAACCCAAAAGTGCCAACCCAGCTCCTGCTGCTTGGGGATGTAGTTCACAGAAAACATCTAAGACTTTTGAGTTTCACCAGCCCACCAAG CCAATTAGAGCTGTTCCACCAGAAAAGGTTATAGA ACAGGCGGGTGATTATGAGATCAGCCATGCACCATCAGGAGTGTCCAG ACTGCGGCTGCGGCCTGGGTTTCTTCCCTCAGAAGAGGCTGACTGGATGTTCAGTAAGCTGCTAGCAGAGCTTCCCTGGTCCCAGAAGACCAACGTCAGACAGG GAGAGGCATACGAGGAGCCCAGGCTGACCTGCTGGTATGGAGAATTGCCCTATACGTATGCTCGCTCCACCATGGCTGCTAACACTCAG TGGCATCCGTTGCTGTTAACCCTTCGTGAAACAGTGGAACAGATGAGCAGATGCAGCTTCAACTCCCTGCTGTGCAACCTGTATCGGGACGGCCACGACAGCATCGGCTGGCACAGCGACGATGAAGCCTCCTTGGGTGCCAAACCCACCATCGCCTCCCTCAGTCTGGGCGACACCAGAGTGTTCAGCCTCCGTAAGCAGCCTGCACCG GAGGAAAATGGTGACTACACCTATGTGGAGCGGATTAGGGTTCCTCTGAGTCACGGGATGCTACTGCTGATGGAAGGAGCCACACAGGATGATTGGCAG CATCAAGTTGCTAAAGAGTACCATGACCGAGGTCCACGCATCAACCTGACCTTCAGAAATATCTACCCAGAGCCGGAGGGCTACAGGCCGGGGTCCAAGCTGCGCTTCACAGCCAAGCAACCATAA